Proteins from a genomic interval of Stenotrophomonas sp. 24(2023):
- a CDS encoding short-chain fatty acyl-CoA regulator family protein: MNYSATQRQLGLRLLRLREQRGYSQAELARALGLSASYLNQIERNKRPLTPAVQKKLGEVLGDVSPLFDDDEPAALQEALGETLRDLGLGDVSATELRALAGNLPQVSRALLDLHRRHRALREHAAALEFQLGEPGTAAGSLPAGDQVREFFNRMHNHIPELDELAEQLFGEWGLSPGHVAPRLRQLLADRHGVLVEVAALQAGREKRQYDAATRTLWLPDYLEPGQQAFQMAAELALRGYLPQIDAVVARTGFDDDARIAQARIGLSNYFAGALVMPYLRFLRAAEASGYDIELLAHQFGVGFEAVCHRLSTLARRSAPGLPFFFIRVDRAGNVSKRHSATDFHFSQVGGSCPLWIVYEAFNQPGRILTQTARMPDGRRHFWLARQVSSGPVGHGQPRKTFAVALGCDLQHAERLVYTRGLDIHSPGNSVSIGPGCRVCPREDCMQRAFAQLPGR, encoded by the coding sequence GTGAATTATTCAGCCACCCAGCGACAACTTGGCCTGCGCCTGCTGCGGCTGCGCGAGCAGCGCGGCTACAGCCAGGCCGAACTGGCGCGGGCGCTGGGGCTCTCGGCCAGCTACCTGAACCAGATCGAGCGCAACAAGCGCCCGCTCACGCCTGCGGTGCAGAAGAAACTGGGTGAAGTGCTGGGCGATGTTTCGCCGCTGTTCGACGACGATGAGCCCGCCGCGCTGCAGGAAGCGCTGGGGGAGACGCTGCGCGACCTGGGCCTGGGCGACGTCAGTGCCACCGAGCTGCGGGCGCTGGCCGGCAACCTGCCGCAGGTCAGCCGCGCCCTGCTGGACCTGCACCGCCGCCACCGCGCCCTGCGCGAACACGCCGCCGCGCTGGAGTTCCAGCTGGGTGAGCCCGGCACCGCTGCGGGCAGCCTGCCGGCCGGTGACCAGGTGCGCGAGTTCTTCAACCGCATGCACAACCACATTCCCGAACTGGACGAACTGGCCGAGCAGCTGTTCGGCGAGTGGGGGCTGTCGCCCGGCCACGTGGCCCCGCGCCTGCGCCAGCTGCTGGCCGACCGCCACGGCGTGCTGGTGGAAGTGGCCGCGCTGCAGGCCGGCCGCGAGAAGCGCCAGTACGACGCCGCCACCCGCACCCTGTGGCTGCCCGACTACCTCGAACCGGGCCAGCAGGCGTTCCAGATGGCCGCCGAACTGGCCCTGCGCGGCTACCTGCCGCAGATCGATGCGGTGGTGGCCCGCACCGGCTTCGACGATGACGCGCGCATCGCCCAGGCCCGCATCGGCCTGTCCAACTACTTCGCTGGCGCGCTGGTGATGCCCTACCTGCGCTTCCTGCGCGCGGCCGAGGCCAGCGGCTATGACATCGAGCTGCTGGCACACCAGTTCGGCGTCGGCTTCGAGGCGGTCTGCCACCGCCTGAGCACGCTGGCGCGGCGCAGCGCGCCGGGCCTGCCGTTCTTCTTCATCCGCGTGGACCGGGCGGGCAATGTGTCCAAGCGCCACTCGGCCACGGATTTCCACTTCTCGCAGGTGGGTGGTTCCTGTCCGCTGTGGATCGTCTATGAAGCCTTCAACCAGCCGGGCCGCATCCTTACCCAGACCGCGCGCATGCCCGATGGCCGCCGCCATTTCTGGCTGGCGCGGCAGGTCAGCAGCGGCCCGGTCGGGCATGGGCAGCCGCGCAAGACGTTTGCGGTGGCACTGGGTTGCGACCTGCAGCATGCCGAGCGGCTGGTATATACGCGCGGGTTGGACATCCACAGCCCGGGCAACTCGGTGTCGATCGGGCCTGGCTGCCGGGTGTGCCCGCGCGAGGACTGCATGCAGCGCGCGTTCGCGCAGTTGCCGGGAAGGTAG
- a CDS encoding CoA-acylating methylmalonate-semialdehyde dehydrogenase: MTVAAPRIRMLIDGQFIESATSHWQDVVNPATQDVLAKVPFATTGEVDAAVAAAKEAFKTWRKTPIGTRARIFLKYQQLIREHMSELAHILTAEQGKTLPDAEGDVFRGLEVVEHAAAIGNLQLGELANNVANGVDTYTIMQPLGVCAGITPFNFPAMIPLWMFPMAIATGNTFILKPSEQDPMVTMRLVELALEAGIPKGVLNVVHGGEEVVNAICDHPDIKAVSFVGSTRVGTHVYNRASLAGKRVQCMMGAKNHAVVLPDANKEQTLNAMVGAAFGAAGQRCMAASTLVLVGEARNWVQDLVSKAKTLKVSGGTVSGTDVGPVISCAARERVEGLIASGVEQGAKLVLDGRNPQVDGFEKGNFVGPTIFAGVTTDMRIYSEEIFGPVLVILEAETLEDAIAMVNSNPNGNGTALFTQSGAAARKFQEDIDVGQVGINVPIPVPVPLFSFTGSRASKLGDLGPYGKQVVLFYTQTKTVTARWFDDETLSHGVNTTISLK; this comes from the coding sequence ATGACTGTTGCAGCGCCCCGTATCCGCATGCTGATCGATGGCCAGTTCATCGAATCGGCCACTTCCCACTGGCAGGACGTGGTCAATCCGGCCACCCAGGACGTGCTGGCCAAGGTGCCGTTCGCCACCACCGGCGAAGTGGATGCCGCCGTTGCGGCCGCCAAGGAAGCCTTCAAGACCTGGCGCAAGACCCCGATCGGCACCCGCGCGCGCATCTTCCTGAAGTACCAGCAGCTGATCCGCGAGCACATGAGCGAGCTGGCCCACATCCTCACCGCCGAGCAGGGCAAGACCCTGCCCGACGCCGAAGGCGATGTGTTCCGCGGCCTGGAAGTGGTCGAGCATGCCGCCGCCATCGGCAACCTGCAGCTGGGCGAACTGGCCAACAACGTGGCCAATGGCGTGGACACCTACACCATCATGCAGCCGCTGGGCGTGTGCGCCGGCATCACCCCGTTCAACTTCCCGGCGATGATCCCGCTGTGGATGTTCCCGATGGCGATTGCCACCGGCAACACCTTCATCCTCAAGCCGTCCGAGCAGGACCCGATGGTCACCATGCGCCTGGTCGAACTGGCGCTGGAAGCGGGCATTCCCAAGGGCGTGCTGAACGTCGTCCACGGTGGCGAAGAGGTGGTCAACGCGATCTGCGATCACCCGGACATCAAGGCCGTGTCGTTCGTCGGTTCCACCCGCGTCGGCACCCACGTCTACAACCGCGCCTCGCTGGCCGGCAAGCGCGTGCAGTGCATGATGGGCGCCAAGAACCACGCCGTCGTGCTGCCCGATGCCAACAAGGAACAGACCCTCAACGCGATGGTCGGCGCCGCCTTCGGTGCCGCTGGCCAGCGCTGCATGGCCGCCTCCACCCTGGTACTGGTCGGTGAAGCACGCAACTGGGTGCAGGACCTGGTGAGCAAGGCCAAGACCCTGAAGGTCAGCGGCGGCACCGTATCCGGCACCGATGTCGGCCCGGTCATTTCCTGCGCCGCCCGCGAGCGCGTGGAAGGCCTGATCGCTTCGGGCGTGGAGCAGGGCGCCAAGCTGGTGCTCGACGGCCGCAACCCGCAGGTCGATGGCTTCGAGAAGGGCAACTTCGTCGGCCCGACCATCTTTGCCGGTGTCACCACCGACATGCGCATCTACAGCGAGGAAATCTTCGGGCCGGTGCTGGTCATCCTCGAAGCGGAAACGCTGGAAGACGCCATCGCGATGGTCAACAGCAACCCGAACGGCAACGGCACCGCACTGTTCACCCAGTCCGGCGCGGCCGCGCGCAAGTTCCAGGAAGACATCGACGTCGGCCAGGTGGGCATCAACGTGCCGATCCCGGTGCCGGTGCCGCTGTTCTCCTTCACCGGTTCGCGCGCCTCCAAGCTGGGTGACCTGGGTCCGTACGGCAAGCAGGTGGTGCTGTTCTACACGCAGACCAAGACGGTCACCGCGCGCTGGTTCGATGACGAAACGCTGAGCCACGGCGTCAACACCACGATCAGCCTCAAGTAA
- a CDS encoding acyl-CoA dehydrogenase family protein, translating to MSHSMTTELEEAQQAYREAARDFAQAELAPHAARWDAEGIFPREAIAKAGELGFCGLYMDPEVGGSGLSRLDAAVVIEELASVDPSTAAYISIHNMASWMVSKWGQDSLREAWGQDLAAGLKLASYCLTEPGAGSDAASLKTTAVREGDHFVLNGAKAFISGAGATELLVVMARTGGPGAGGVSAIAVPSDLPGISFGRKEEKMGWNSQPTRGITFENVRVPVSHLLGEEGGGFKLAMKGLDGGRINIAACSLGAAQGALDAARRYMGERRQFGKALAEFQALQFKLADMAIELVAARQMVHTAARKLDAGASDANVWCAMAKRFATDAGFNVCNEALQIHGGYGYIREYPIERLLRDCRVHQILEGTNEIMRVIVARHLLNTEEELR from the coding sequence ATGAGCCACTCGATGACGACGGAACTGGAAGAAGCGCAGCAGGCCTACCGCGAGGCAGCGCGTGACTTCGCACAGGCCGAACTGGCGCCGCACGCCGCGCGATGGGATGCGGAGGGCATCTTTCCGCGCGAGGCGATCGCCAAGGCCGGTGAACTGGGCTTCTGCGGTCTGTACATGGACCCGGAAGTCGGCGGCAGCGGCCTGAGTCGCCTGGACGCCGCCGTCGTCATCGAGGAGCTCGCCTCGGTCGATCCGTCGACCGCGGCCTACATCAGCATCCACAACATGGCCTCGTGGATGGTGTCCAAGTGGGGCCAGGACAGCCTGCGCGAAGCGTGGGGCCAGGACCTGGCCGCCGGCCTCAAGCTGGCCTCGTACTGCCTGACCGAGCCGGGTGCCGGTTCCGATGCGGCCTCGTTGAAGACCACGGCCGTGCGCGAGGGTGACCACTTTGTGCTGAACGGCGCCAAGGCCTTCATCTCCGGCGCCGGTGCCACCGAGCTGCTGGTGGTGATGGCACGTACCGGTGGCCCCGGTGCCGGAGGTGTCAGTGCCATCGCCGTGCCGTCGGACCTGCCGGGCATCAGCTTCGGCCGCAAGGAAGAGAAGATGGGCTGGAACAGCCAGCCCACCCGGGGCATCACCTTCGAGAACGTCCGCGTGCCGGTCAGCCACCTGCTGGGAGAGGAAGGTGGCGGCTTCAAGCTGGCGATGAAGGGGCTCGACGGCGGCCGCATCAACATCGCCGCCTGCTCGCTGGGCGCCGCGCAGGGTGCACTGGATGCCGCGCGCCGTTACATGGGCGAGCGCCGCCAGTTCGGCAAGGCGCTGGCCGAGTTCCAGGCACTGCAGTTCAAGCTGGCCGACATGGCCATCGAACTGGTCGCCGCCCGGCAGATGGTGCACACCGCCGCGCGCAAGCTCGACGCCGGTGCCAGCGATGCCAACGTGTGGTGCGCGATGGCCAAGCGCTTTGCCACCGATGCCGGTTTCAACGTCTGCAATGAAGCCCTGCAGATCCACGGCGGCTACGGCTACATCCGCGAATACCCGATCGAGCGCCTGCTGCGCGACTGCCGCGTGCACCAGATCCTGGAAGGCACCAACGAGATCATGCGGGTGATCGTTGCCCGTCACCTGCTCAACACCGAAGAGGAACTGCGATGA
- a CDS encoding enoyl-CoA hydratase codes for MKDWRTQEHVGLKVEADGHTAVVTLHNPPAHTWTVHSLSALRDLVGALNADREIYALVITGDGEKFFSAGADLNQFASGDKAAAREAARRFGEAFEALSGFRGVSIAAINGYAMGGGLECALACDLRIIEEHAQVALPEATVGLLPCAGGTQNLPRLVGEGWAKRMILLGERINAETALRIGLAEEKVGKGEAKALALEWAAKAGKQSPTSIAACKTLVQSTRTGTHASALVAEREAFVDLFDTADQVEGVTAFLEKRAAQWKNA; via the coding sequence ATGAAGGATTGGCGTACCCAGGAGCACGTGGGCCTGAAGGTCGAGGCCGATGGTCACACCGCCGTGGTCACCCTGCACAACCCGCCGGCGCATACCTGGACCGTGCACAGCCTGTCGGCGCTGCGCGACCTGGTCGGCGCGCTGAACGCAGACCGTGAGATCTACGCACTGGTGATCACCGGTGACGGCGAGAAGTTCTTCTCCGCCGGCGCCGACCTCAACCAGTTCGCCTCGGGCGACAAGGCCGCCGCACGCGAGGCCGCGCGCCGCTTCGGCGAAGCCTTTGAAGCGCTGTCCGGTTTCCGTGGGGTGTCGATTGCCGCGATCAACGGCTACGCGATGGGCGGCGGCCTGGAATGTGCGCTGGCCTGCGACCTGCGCATCATCGAAGAGCACGCCCAGGTCGCGCTGCCGGAGGCCACCGTCGGCCTGCTGCCGTGCGCCGGTGGCACCCAGAACCTGCCGCGCCTGGTGGGCGAGGGCTGGGCCAAGCGCATGATCCTGCTGGGCGAGCGCATCAACGCCGAGACCGCGCTGCGCATTGGCCTGGCCGAAGAAAAGGTCGGCAAGGGCGAAGCCAAGGCACTGGCACTTGAGTGGGCGGCCAAGGCCGGCAAGCAGAGCCCGACCAGCATCGCCGCCTGCAAGACCCTGGTGCAGTCCACCCGCACCGGTACCCACGCCTCGGCGCTGGTGGCCGAGCGTGAAGCCTTCGTCGATCTGTTCGACACCGCCGACCAGGTCGAGGGCGTGACCGCCTTCCTGGAAAAGCGCGCCGCGCAGTGGAAGAACGCATGA
- a CDS encoding enoyl-CoA hydratase/isomerase family protein, with product MTTDTAADDAPVLFEERAASNGTRIGIATLNAPRTLNGFSLPMAHLLLKQLSAWADDDGIAMVVLQGAGEKAFCAGGDLHSLYKAMVAFREAGHRDIRQNDYAAEFFDVEYRVDYLIHTYAKPILCWGHGIVMGGGIGLMSGASHRVVSERSKLAFPEITVGLFPDVGGSWLLPRVPGNGGLFLALTGALLNPGDAIYAGLADVHVAEERRSAVFDALLQVAWSADAAHNHERLSHLLQSFASDAPTGPLLANAAQVTALCEGDDLEAIVARIAALQTDDAWLQAAQKTLAAGAPGSARLAFELQRRSAGQDLASVYRLEYIVALHCAAHGDFAEGIRALLIDKDRNPSWNPASLAEASAAWADTFFASPWAGTAHPLADLGTPLAERSLA from the coding sequence ATGACCACCGACACCGCTGCCGACGACGCGCCGGTGCTGTTCGAAGAGCGCGCTGCCAGTAATGGTACGCGCATCGGCATCGCCACCCTCAACGCGCCGCGCACGCTCAACGGTTTCTCGCTGCCGATGGCGCACCTGCTGTTGAAGCAGTTGAGCGCCTGGGCCGACGATGACGGCATCGCGATGGTGGTGCTGCAGGGTGCAGGCGAAAAGGCATTCTGCGCCGGTGGTGACCTGCACAGCCTGTACAAGGCCATGGTCGCCTTCCGCGAGGCCGGCCACCGCGACATCCGCCAGAACGACTACGCTGCCGAGTTCTTCGACGTCGAGTACCGCGTCGATTACCTCATCCACACCTACGCCAAGCCGATCCTGTGCTGGGGCCACGGCATCGTGATGGGCGGCGGCATCGGCCTGATGTCCGGTGCCAGCCACCGCGTGGTCAGCGAGCGTTCCAAGCTGGCCTTCCCGGAAATCACCGTTGGCCTGTTCCCGGATGTCGGCGGCAGCTGGCTGCTGCCGCGCGTGCCGGGCAACGGTGGCCTGTTCCTGGCCCTGACCGGCGCGCTGCTCAACCCGGGCGATGCCATCTACGCGGGCCTGGCCGACGTGCACGTGGCCGAAGAACGTCGCAGCGCGGTGTTCGACGCGTTGCTGCAGGTCGCGTGGTCGGCCGATGCCGCGCACAACCACGAGCGCCTGTCGCACCTGCTGCAGTCCTTTGCCAGCGATGCGCCCACTGGCCCGCTGCTGGCCAACGCCGCCCAGGTGACTGCGTTGTGCGAAGGCGATGACCTCGAGGCGATCGTCGCGCGCATTGCCGCCCTGCAGACCGATGATGCCTGGTTGCAGGCCGCCCAGAAGACCCTCGCCGCCGGTGCCCCCGGTTCGGCGCGTCTGGCCTTCGAGCTGCAGCGCCGCAGTGCCGGCCAGGATCTGGCCAGCGTCTACCGGCTGGAGTACATCGTCGCCCTGCATTGCGCGGCCCATGGCGATTTCGCCGAAGGCATCCGCGCGCTGCTGATCGACAAGGACCGCAACCCGTCGTGGAACCCGGCCTCGTTGGCCGAGGCCAGCGCTGCGTGGGCCGACACCTTCTTCGCTTCCCCCTGGGCCGGCACCGCGCATCCGCTGGCCGACCTGGGCACTCCCCTTGCTGAAAGGAGCCTTGCATGA
- the mmsB gene encoding 3-hydroxyisobutyrate dehydrogenase produces MSHIAFIGLGNMGGPMAANLVRNGHTVRVFDLVPAAVQAAVDAGASAAASARDTLADAEVVISMLPASRHVEGVYLGDDGILAAIPAGALVIDCSTIAPASARKVSEAAAARGLQMIDAPVSGGTAGAQAGTLTFIVGGEEDALERARPVLQAMGKNIFHVGASGAGQVAKLCNNMALGVIMAVTGEAIALGVAHGLDPKVLSQMMAVSTGRSWATEVCNPWPGVLENAPASRGYSGGFGSDLMLKDMGLAVEAAMGVGASIPLGELARNLYSMNHQAGRGKLDFSSVVQLIASEK; encoded by the coding sequence ATGAGCCACATTGCATTCATCGGGTTGGGCAACATGGGTGGCCCGATGGCCGCCAACCTGGTCAGGAACGGCCACACCGTGCGCGTGTTCGATCTGGTCCCGGCCGCGGTGCAGGCCGCCGTCGATGCCGGTGCCAGCGCGGCCGCGTCGGCGCGCGACACCCTGGCCGATGCCGAGGTGGTGATTTCGATGCTGCCCGCCAGCCGCCACGTCGAAGGCGTGTACCTGGGCGATGACGGCATCCTCGCCGCGATTCCAGCCGGTGCCCTGGTCATCGACTGCAGCACCATTGCGCCGGCCAGCGCGCGCAAGGTGTCCGAGGCCGCTGCGGCACGCGGCCTGCAGATGATCGACGCGCCGGTGTCCGGCGGTACCGCCGGTGCCCAGGCCGGCACCCTGACCTTCATCGTCGGTGGCGAAGAGGATGCGCTGGAACGCGCGCGCCCGGTGCTGCAGGCGATGGGCAAGAACATCTTCCACGTCGGTGCCAGCGGTGCCGGCCAGGTCGCCAAGCTGTGCAACAACATGGCGCTGGGCGTGATCATGGCGGTGACCGGTGAAGCCATCGCCCTGGGCGTGGCGCACGGACTGGACCCGAAGGTGCTGTCGCAGATGATGGCCGTCAGCACCGGCCGCAGCTGGGCCACCGAAGTGTGCAACCCGTGGCCGGGCGTGCTGGAAAATGCGCCGGCCTCGCGCGGCTACAGCGGCGGCTTCGGCAGCGACCTGATGCTCAAGGACATGGGGCTGGCGGTGGAGGCGGCGATGGGCGTGGGCGCCTCGATCCCGCTGGGCGAACTGGCCCGCAACCTGTACTCGATGAACCACCAGGCCGGTCGCGGCAAGCTGGATTTCTCCAGCGTGGTGCAGCTCATCGCGAGCGAGAAGTAA
- a CDS encoding organic hydroperoxide resistance protein, translated as MSIEKVLYTAQATATGGREGRAVSSDNVLDIQLSTPRELGGAGGPGTNPEQLFAAGYSACFLGALKFVAGQAKVALPADTTVTGRVGIGQIPTGFGIEAELTITVPGVPREQVEELVQKAHIVCPYSNATRGNIDVTLIVA; from the coding sequence ATGTCCATCGAAAAGGTTCTGTACACCGCCCAGGCCACTGCAACCGGCGGCCGCGAAGGCCGTGCCGTGTCCTCCGACAACGTGCTGGACATCCAGCTGTCGACCCCGCGCGAGCTGGGCGGCGCCGGCGGCCCGGGCACCAACCCGGAACAGCTGTTCGCTGCTGGCTACTCGGCCTGCTTCCTGGGCGCGCTGAAGTTCGTGGCCGGCCAGGCCAAGGTCGCGCTGCCGGCCGACACCACCGTCACCGGCCGCGTGGGCATCGGCCAGATTCCGACCGGTTTCGGCATCGAAGCGGAGCTGACCATCACCGTGCCGGGCGTGCCGCGCGAGCAGGTCGAAGAGCTGGTGCAGAAGGCCCACATCGTCTGCCCGTACTCCAACGCCACCCGCGGCAACATCGACGTGACGCTGATCGTTGCCTGA
- a CDS encoding cation transporter — translation MATSPARPPFFDTRSEQGVLRISIAFSLAVALAGVVFGLLANSSLIIFDGIYGLIDVVMTWLSLLVARLIALSTQTDALQSRLNQRFTMGFWHLEPIVLGVSGTLMIGAALYALVNAVDALMSGGRHIALGPAILFGVVSLLAESAFGLFVLRANRRIGSDFIALDAKNWIIAASMSACYVVAFIGGMLVQGTHLAWVGPYIDPAILAVVCLFVMVAPLGTVRQAVAGILLVTPADLQAHVDAVAREVVQQHGFIEHRSYVAQVGRGQQIELFFVVRADDPPRPLAEWDQLRDAIGHALGEESPDRWLTIMFTTDREWAI, via the coding sequence ATGGCCACTTCCCCTGCCCGTCCCCCGTTCTTCGATACGCGCAGCGAACAGGGCGTGCTGCGTATTTCCATCGCCTTTTCGCTCGCGGTGGCACTGGCCGGCGTGGTGTTCGGCCTGCTGGCCAATTCCTCGCTGATCATCTTCGATGGCATCTACGGGCTGATCGATGTGGTGATGACCTGGCTGTCGCTGCTGGTCGCGCGGTTGATCGCGCTGTCCACCCAGACCGATGCCCTGCAGTCGCGGCTCAACCAGCGCTTCACGATGGGTTTCTGGCATCTGGAGCCGATCGTGCTGGGGGTCAGCGGCACGCTGATGATCGGTGCGGCGCTGTACGCGCTGGTCAATGCGGTGGATGCCCTGATGTCCGGCGGCCGCCACATCGCGCTGGGGCCGGCGATCCTCTTCGGCGTGGTCTCGCTGCTGGCCGAAAGTGCGTTCGGCCTGTTCGTGCTGCGCGCGAACAGGCGCATCGGTTCGGACTTCATCGCCCTGGATGCGAAGAACTGGATCATCGCCGCCAGCATGTCCGCCTGCTACGTGGTCGCTTTCATCGGCGGCATGCTGGTGCAGGGCACGCACCTGGCCTGGGTCGGGCCGTACATCGACCCGGCCATCCTGGCGGTGGTGTGCCTGTTCGTGATGGTCGCCCCGCTGGGCACCGTGCGCCAGGCCGTGGCCGGCATCCTGCTGGTCACCCCGGCCGACCTGCAGGCGCATGTGGATGCCGTCGCGCGCGAGGTCGTGCAGCAGCATGGCTTCATCGAACACCGCAGCTATGTCGCGCAGGTCGGCCGCGGCCAGCAGATCGAACTGTTCTTCGTGGTCCGCGCCGATGACCCGCCACGGCCACTGGCCGAGTGGGACCAGCTGCGCGATGCGATCGGCCATGCGCTGGGCGAGGAATCGCCGGACCGCTGGCTGACCATCATGTTCACCACCGACCGGGAATGGGCGATCTAG
- a CDS encoding head-tail connector protein, with translation MPLLTLEQCRVHCRIDGDYDDAILGDLLAAATDAASAYLGRSLFDDQTALDQALDQFPQDMAAAVAGHDAAVAAATAEGNAAKAKAMRDVADRRLAVATARGARLLQGLPANDSIRAAVRLLLGHLYAHREAVVVSVHALPPSAGTAAIAVELPFGAAALLDPYRLAGTP, from the coding sequence ATGCCCCTGCTGACACTTGAGCAGTGCCGCGTGCACTGCCGTATCGATGGCGACTACGACGACGCGATCCTGGGCGACCTGCTGGCCGCTGCCACGGATGCGGCGTCGGCCTACCTGGGTCGCTCCCTGTTTGATGACCAGACCGCGCTGGACCAGGCGCTGGACCAGTTCCCGCAGGACATGGCGGCGGCGGTGGCCGGGCATGATGCCGCGGTTGCCGCCGCCACGGCCGAAGGCAATGCCGCCAAGGCCAAGGCCATGCGCGATGTGGCCGACCGCCGCCTGGCCGTCGCCACCGCGCGCGGGGCACGCCTGCTGCAGGGCCTGCCGGCCAACGACAGCATCCGCGCAGCGGTGCGCCTGCTGCTGGGCCACCTGTATGCCCATCGCGAAGCGGTGGTCGTGTCCGTGCATGCCCTGCCACCGTCGGCCGGCACCGCGGCCATCGCCGTTGAACTGCCGTTCGGCGCCGCCGCGCTGCTGGATCCCTACCGGCTGGCAGGCACGCCATGA
- a CDS encoding head-tail adaptor protein codes for MNAGHFNRRIRIERRDGRADAWGQPLEAWVTVADLWAAVAADPADAGQRLLLDSGLPASIRRQRFQVRLPPARRAGITVGMRIVHDGHTFDITGVAPDHALGQTAVLFTEQRAGTA; via the coding sequence ATGAACGCCGGCCACTTCAATCGCCGCATCCGCATCGAGCGCCGCGATGGGCGTGCCGATGCCTGGGGCCAGCCGCTGGAGGCCTGGGTGACCGTGGCCGACCTCTGGGCTGCGGTTGCTGCCGATCCGGCCGATGCCGGGCAGCGGCTGCTGCTGGACAGTGGCCTGCCTGCTTCCATCCGCCGCCAGCGTTTCCAGGTGCGCCTGCCGCCGGCGCGACGGGCGGGCATCACCGTCGGCATGCGCATCGTGCATGACGGCCACACCTTCGACATCACCGGCGTCGCCCCCGACCATGCCCTGGGGCAGACGGCGGTGCTGTTCACCGAGCAGCGGGCCGGCACGGCCTGA
- a CDS encoding DUF3168 domain-containing protein, protein MSYEVQLQQLLGPLLQGRLYPDTPPEPVIYPCAVYRQAGGQALWFNEGSTPEQKHARVQLTVWADSREQANTLVRRIEDQVCAGLPKAESFGAAVAVHEPAIRKYGARLDIGLWYPDP, encoded by the coding sequence ATGAGTTACGAAGTGCAGCTGCAGCAGCTGCTCGGCCCGTTGCTGCAGGGCCGCCTCTACCCCGACACCCCGCCCGAGCCTGTCATCTACCCCTGCGCGGTCTACCGGCAGGCAGGCGGGCAGGCGCTGTGGTTCAACGAAGGCAGCACGCCCGAACAGAAGCACGCCCGCGTGCAGCTGACCGTGTGGGCCGACAGCCGGGAACAGGCAAACACCCTGGTGCGCAGGATCGAAGACCAGGTGTGTGCCGGACTGCCGAAGGCCGAATCCTTCGGTGCAGCGGTCGCCGTCCATGAGCCGGCGATCCGCAAATACGGGGCGCGGCTCGATATCGGGCTGTGGTACCCCGACCCCTAG
- a CDS encoding phage tail tube protein: MALKLPKGTQFGFAPVTATPIATTAVSKAHPALASVAANSVDTGDVLVVDLPGWPALKNRATRAGAAATGSVELLGVDTTDNVLFPGTSGAGVLRKAGPFIDLDQQGDPTTAGGEQQYWSGTLLEDPTGRQVQLPTFKNAKTITLPLFYDPKKPWYAALKNADAKGEPVVLRAKLVGGDVLYWYGYLSYNGDPSMAANTPMGTTATFTALADSILVEGA, from the coding sequence ATGGCACTCAAGCTTCCCAAGGGCACCCAGTTCGGCTTCGCACCGGTCACTGCCACCCCCATCGCCACCACTGCCGTCTCCAAGGCCCATCCGGCCCTGGCCAGCGTTGCCGCCAACAGCGTCGATACCGGTGACGTGCTGGTGGTCGACCTGCCGGGCTGGCCGGCCCTGAAGAACCGCGCCACCCGCGCCGGCGCCGCCGCGACCGGCAGCGTTGAACTGCTGGGCGTGGACACCACTGACAACGTGCTGTTCCCGGGCACCAGCGGCGCCGGCGTGCTGCGCAAGGCCGGCCCCTTCATCGACCTGGACCAGCAGGGCGACCCGACCACCGCCGGTGGCGAACAGCAGTACTGGAGCGGCACCCTGTTGGAGGACCCGACCGGCCGCCAGGTCCAGCTGCCGACCTTCAAGAACGCCAAGACCATCACCCTGCCGCTGTTCTACGACCCGAAGAAGCCGTGGTACGCCGCGCTGAAGAACGCCGATGCCAAGGGCGAGCCGGTCGTGCTGCGCGCCAAGCTGGTCGGCGGCGACGTCCTGTACTGGTACGGCTACCTGAGCTACAACGGCGACCCGAGCATGGCGGCCAACACCCCGATGGGCACCACCGCCACCTTCACCGCACTGGCCGATTCCATCCTGGTGGAGGGCGCCTGA
- a CDS encoding phage tail assembly chaperone yields MFQVKAPETFKSTLTIVGHGREQKLNLTYRHLPVADYAQLLERLGDDTLSVAQAILDIVVDWDADVTLDTAGVELALQQQAGLDGAIIGGYTQALQVARKGN; encoded by the coding sequence ATGTTCCAGGTCAAGGCGCCGGAGACGTTCAAGAGCACCCTGACCATCGTCGGCCACGGTCGCGAGCAGAAGCTGAACCTGACCTACCGGCACCTGCCGGTGGCCGACTATGCGCAGCTGCTCGAGCGCCTGGGCGATGACACGCTGAGCGTGGCCCAGGCAATCCTGGACATCGTCGTCGATTGGGATGCCGACGTCACCCTGGACACGGCCGGTGTCGAACTGGCCCTGCAGCAGCAGGCCGGCCTGGATGGCGCCATCATCGGTGGCTACACCCAGGCCCTGCAGGTCGCGCGCAAGGGAAACTGA